In Streptomyces sp. SN-593, a single genomic region encodes these proteins:
- a CDS encoding amidohydrolase family protein, whose protein sequence is MSGYGHATDDTPASPAPEAPAGPTDVHQHLWPAAFVELLRSRNRPPRLDGWTLHLAGEPPYEVRPEDHDPALRAGLDPDLRRVAVSLSSPLGIEALPPDEAVPLLDAWHAGVRALPEPFTGWASARLIDPDPKALAALLDDAPRSGSRDGSRDGSRDGSRGGSPTAAARGGSGGLVGLQVPACAMATPYALERLAPLLAVAEAAGKPVLVHPGPEPPSAEPLPAWWPAVVGYTGQLQSAWWAWHTAGRALLPRLRICFAAAAGLAPVHHERATMRGGGPLRLDPGVFVDTSSYGRQALDAVVRVLGIDALVLGSDRPYATAADPRLGAAAQFAVRVANPRHLLEGISP, encoded by the coding sequence TTGTCCGGCTACGGTCACGCCACCGACGACACACCCGCCTCCCCCGCTCCCGAGGCGCCCGCCGGCCCCACCGACGTCCACCAGCACCTGTGGCCCGCCGCGTTCGTGGAACTGCTGCGCTCGCGCAACCGCCCGCCCCGCCTGGACGGCTGGACGCTGCACCTCGCCGGCGAACCCCCGTACGAGGTGCGGCCCGAGGACCACGATCCGGCACTGCGGGCGGGCCTGGACCCGGACCTGCGCCGCGTCGCGGTGTCCCTGTCCAGCCCGCTCGGGATCGAAGCGCTGCCGCCCGACGAAGCCGTCCCGCTGCTGGACGCCTGGCACGCGGGCGTCCGCGCGCTGCCCGAGCCGTTCACCGGCTGGGCGTCGGCCCGGCTGATCGACCCCGACCCGAAGGCGCTGGCCGCACTGCTCGACGACGCTCCGCGGAGCGGTTCGCGGGACGGCTCGCGGGACGGCTCGCGGGACGGCTCGCGGGGCGGTTCGCCGACAGCCGCCGCGCGTGGCGGATCGGGCGGCCTGGTCGGCCTCCAGGTGCCGGCCTGCGCGATGGCCACGCCGTACGCGCTGGAGCGGCTCGCCCCCCTGCTCGCGGTGGCCGAGGCGGCGGGCAAGCCCGTGCTGGTCCACCCGGGTCCCGAGCCCCCGTCCGCCGAGCCGCTGCCCGCCTGGTGGCCGGCCGTGGTCGGGTACACCGGCCAACTCCAGTCCGCTTGGTGGGCCTGGCACACCGCCGGGCGCGCCCTGCTCCCGCGGCTGCGGATCTGCTTCGCCGCCGCGGCCGGCCTCGCCCCGGTGCACCACGAGCGCGCGACCATGCGCGGCGGCGGCCCGCTGCGGCTGGACCCGGGCGTGTTCGTGGACACCTCCTCCTACGGCCGCCAGGCGCTGGACGCCGTGGTCCGCGTGCTCGGCATCGACGCGCTCGTGCTCGGCAGCGACCGCCCGTACGCGACCGCGGCCGACCCCCGTCTGGGCGCGGCGGCACAGTTCGCCGTCCGCGTCGCCAACCCGCGCCACCTACTCGAAGGGATCAGCCCGTGA
- a CDS encoding LacI family DNA-binding transcriptional regulator, which produces MPQRPPRVTQRDLAEETGLSTATVSYALRGMQVPPETQQRVREAAERLGYQADPIARALASGRTGYIGVLCRSLTDVWQQATAAALGRRLLGDGRHALIVDASNDPALEATLASQLADQRVDALIVLPVDPAAAHWAEVAERTVLVSIGDGLPGAAAHAEVVFDNEAGITDALHGLAAVGHRRIAVLTPGGLTTPDRPAETVAEQVARRLGLHVSLHRSPHDLDGAAAIARAVLTGQDPPTAFLCMADSMAYGVYAGARELGMEVPGDISVVGYDDHPLSRLLTPPLSTYRWPVELLVDLVVERAVKAITSGKRSRRRVLPPAAQPRGSVAPPRTRPE; this is translated from the coding sequence GTGCCGCAACGACCACCGAGGGTCACCCAGCGCGATCTCGCCGAGGAGACCGGGCTCTCCACCGCCACGGTGTCCTACGCGCTGCGCGGGATGCAGGTGCCCCCGGAGACGCAGCAGCGGGTGCGGGAGGCGGCCGAGCGGCTCGGCTACCAGGCCGACCCGATCGCGCGCGCCCTCGCCTCCGGCCGTACCGGCTATATCGGGGTGCTCTGCCGTTCCCTCACCGACGTATGGCAGCAGGCCACGGCCGCGGCGCTCGGCCGGCGGTTGCTCGGCGACGGCCGGCACGCCCTGATCGTGGACGCCTCCAACGACCCCGCGCTGGAGGCGACCCTCGCCTCCCAACTCGCCGACCAGCGGGTGGACGCGCTCATCGTGCTGCCGGTGGACCCCGCCGCCGCGCACTGGGCGGAGGTCGCCGAACGGACCGTGCTCGTCTCCATCGGTGACGGTCTGCCGGGCGCCGCCGCCCACGCCGAGGTCGTCTTCGACAACGAGGCCGGCATCACCGACGCCCTGCACGGCCTGGCCGCCGTCGGCCACCGCCGGATCGCGGTGCTGACGCCCGGCGGGCTGACCACCCCGGACCGCCCCGCCGAGACGGTGGCCGAGCAGGTGGCCCGCCGGCTCGGCCTGCACGTGTCACTGCACCGCTCGCCCCACGACCTCGACGGCGCCGCCGCGATCGCCCGGGCGGTGCTCACCGGCCAGGACCCGCCGACCGCGTTCCTGTGCATGGCCGACTCGATGGCGTACGGGGTCTACGCGGGCGCACGCGAGCTCGGCATGGAGGTGCCGGGCGACATCTCCGTGGTGGGCTACGACGACCATCCGCTGTCGCGCCTGCTGACGCCGCCGCTGTCCACCTACCGCTGGCCGGTGGAACTCCTGGTGGACCTGGTGGTGGAGCGCGCCGTCAAGGCGATCACGTCGGGAAAGCGCAGCCGGCGCCGGGTGCTGCCGCCGGCCGCCCAGCCACGCGGCTCGGTCGCCCCGCCCCGGACGCGACCGGAGTGA
- a CDS encoding DUF2795 domain-containing protein gives MTDQGTNKTGFARDDELKRELQDALRANRAVQAGEELAEPQPSDQDQVLSAPARGGAAPAGMTPQGVYVRSDLARHLDRSVYPARRSALLGALHRHQAPDALVERVSALPPDETYPNVQAVVQALGYGVEDRRD, from the coding sequence ATGACGGACCAGGGAACGAACAAGACCGGCTTCGCCCGTGACGACGAACTGAAGAGGGAGCTCCAGGACGCGCTCCGGGCGAACCGGGCGGTGCAGGCCGGCGAGGAACTCGCCGAGCCCCAGCCCTCCGACCAGGACCAAGTCCTCTCGGCGCCCGCCCGCGGCGGCGCCGCGCCGGCCGGCATGACGCCGCAGGGGGTCTACGTCCGCAGCGACCTGGCCAGGCACCTCGACCGCAGCGTCTACCCGGCCCGCCGCAGCGCCCTGCTCGGCGCGCTCCACCGCCACCAGGCACCGGACGCGCTGGTCGAGCGGGTTTCCGCCCTTCCTCCGGACGAGACCTACCCGAACGTCCAGGCGGTCGTGCAGGCCCTGGGGTACGGCGTTGAGGACCGCCGCGACTGA
- a CDS encoding GNAT family N-acetyltransferase, translating into MTGDPASLAGAYTTESTPAGPVRAGRPEDAAEVVRLRRVMFAAMTGTDAPGPWEGEARRLLAAELAGPDPTTGVFVVDAAGGVGLASCAVGTVERRLPSPSSPAGLFGFVFNVCTDPAHRGRGYARATTEALLDWFAARGVTRVDLHATPEAEHLYRELGFAAHSTALSLDVSARAGARS; encoded by the coding sequence ATGACCGGTGACCCGGCGTCCCTCGCGGGCGCGTACACGACAGAGTCGACCCCTGCGGGCCCGGTGCGGGCGGGCCGGCCCGAGGACGCGGCCGAGGTGGTCCGCCTGCGGCGGGTGATGTTCGCGGCGATGACCGGCACGGACGCGCCCGGACCGTGGGAGGGCGAGGCCCGGCGGCTGCTCGCCGCCGAACTGGCGGGACCGGATCCGACGACCGGGGTGTTCGTGGTGGACGCGGCGGGCGGGGTGGGACTCGCCTCGTGCGCGGTCGGCACCGTGGAGCGGCGGCTGCCCTCGCCCTCCTCGCCGGCCGGCCTCTTCGGCTTCGTCTTCAACGTCTGCACCGACCCGGCCCACCGCGGCCGCGGGTACGCCCGGGCGACGACCGAGGCGCTGCTCGACTGGTTCGCCGCGCGCGGCGTGACGCGGGTGGACCTGCACGCCACGCCCGAGGCGGAACACCTCTACCGGGAGTTGGGGTTCGCCGCCCACTCCACCGCGCTGTCGCTCGACGTCTCCGCCCGCGCCGGCGCCCGTTCCTGA
- a CDS encoding G1 family glutamic endopeptidase produces MSATKRFTAATAVGAAVLSALATAPAVASAAPTVFQAPVGSHRVIGPDGRIEHSTSSNWAGYAATGRTFTSVSSSWVQPAVSCSSSTAYASFWIGLDGDGSNSVEQTGSEGDCYGGQAEYYAWYEMYPAYPVNYSNTVKAGDHFTSTVSVSGTKYTLTLSDTTQGWTKTTTKTQSGLSNASAEIIAEAPSSSTGVLPLANFGTASFTNATANGSPIGSFSPDQINMASGSTTKATTSALSSSENFTVTWKHS; encoded by the coding sequence ATGTCGGCAACGAAGCGCTTCACCGCCGCAACCGCCGTCGGCGCGGCGGTCCTGTCCGCCCTCGCCACCGCCCCGGCCGTGGCCAGCGCCGCCCCCACCGTCTTCCAGGCGCCGGTCGGAAGCCACCGCGTCATCGGCCCCGACGGGCGCATCGAGCACAGCACCAGCTCCAACTGGGCCGGCTACGCGGCCACCGGACGGACCTTCACCAGCGTCTCGTCGAGCTGGGTGCAGCCGGCGGTGAGCTGCTCCAGCTCGACGGCGTACGCGTCGTTCTGGATCGGCCTGGACGGCGACGGCAGCAACTCGGTGGAGCAGACCGGCAGCGAGGGCGACTGCTACGGCGGCCAGGCCGAGTACTACGCCTGGTACGAGATGTACCCGGCCTACCCGGTGAACTACAGCAACACGGTGAAGGCCGGCGACCACTTCACCTCGACGGTCAGCGTCAGCGGGACGAAGTACACGCTCACCCTCTCCGACACCACCCAGGGGTGGACGAAGACCACCACGAAGACGCAGAGCGGCCTGTCGAACGCCTCCGCCGAGATCATCGCCGAGGCGCCCTCCAGCTCGACCGGCGTCCTGCCGCTGGCGAACTTCGGCACGGCGTCCTTCACCAACGCCACCGCGAACGGCTCGCCGATCGGCAGCTTCTCGCCGGACCAGATCAACATGGCGTCCGGCAGCACCACGAAGGCCACCACCTCGGCCCTGTCGAGCAGCGAGAACTTCACGGTGACCTGGAAGCACAGCTGA
- a CDS encoding cysteine dioxygenase encodes MTAPPSSLPSPEDHDTAPVQRAEPWLDVSPSLTLDTLPGRDLDKRELLDLACSIAADPSLWRRHVLFSDDQRHYVSLHRDAHVDVWVLCWTPSNDTGWHDHDISSGAVAVTQGTLVEHNLAVGVPSLATPVPAGQVYCFGPDHIHRLTGRDAGSVSIHAYSPPLWRMGQYAVSRTGILRRTSVSYADELRPLDDMA; translated from the coding sequence GTGACCGCTCCGCCGTCGTCCCTGCCGTCGCCCGAGGACCACGACACCGCTCCGGTGCAGCGCGCCGAACCCTGGCTCGACGTGTCGCCGTCGCTCACCCTCGACACGCTGCCCGGCCGCGACCTGGACAAGCGCGAACTGCTCGACCTCGCCTGCTCCATCGCCGCCGACCCCTCGCTCTGGCGGCGCCACGTCCTCTTCTCCGACGACCAGCGGCACTACGTGTCGCTGCACCGCGACGCGCACGTGGACGTGTGGGTGCTGTGCTGGACGCCGAGCAACGACACCGGCTGGCACGACCACGACATATCCTCCGGTGCCGTCGCGGTGACCCAGGGCACCCTGGTCGAGCACAACCTCGCGGTGGGCGTGCCGAGCCTGGCCACCCCGGTCCCGGCCGGCCAGGTCTACTGCTTCGGCCCCGACCACATCCACCGGCTCACCGGCCGGGACGCCGGGAGCGTGTCGATCCACGCGTACTCGCCGCCGCTGTGGCGGATGGGCCAGTACGCCGTCAGCCGCACCGGCATCCTGCGGCGCACGTCGGTGTCGTACGCCGACGAGTTGCGGCCGCTGGACGACATGGCCTGA
- a CDS encoding NAD(P)H-binding protein, with protein sequence MKVILFGASGMVGQGVLRECLRDPDVTEVVAVARSPLEADDPKLRQVFHNDFTDFSAVAAQLSGADACFYCLGVSSAGHSPQDYTRITYDCTLAAARTTAAGNPALTFTYVSGEGTDSTEQGRSGWARVKGRTENALLAMDMRAYMFRPGWIQPLHGERSRTGWYRAMYAATSWLYPVLRRVAPSHVTTTQALGRAMLAVARLDGEGPHVLHSPEINRLGA encoded by the coding sequence ATGAAGGTGATCCTCTTCGGTGCCTCGGGGATGGTCGGGCAGGGTGTGCTGCGGGAGTGCCTGCGCGACCCGGACGTGACCGAGGTGGTGGCCGTGGCGCGCAGCCCGCTGGAGGCCGACGACCCCAAGCTGCGGCAGGTCTTCCACAACGACTTCACCGACTTCTCGGCGGTCGCCGCGCAACTGTCGGGCGCGGACGCCTGCTTCTACTGCCTCGGCGTGTCCTCGGCGGGGCACAGCCCGCAGGACTACACCCGGATCACCTACGACTGCACGCTCGCCGCCGCCCGTACGACGGCGGCCGGGAACCCCGCGCTGACCTTCACCTACGTCTCCGGCGAGGGCACCGACAGCACCGAGCAGGGGCGCTCGGGATGGGCTCGGGTGAAGGGGCGCACCGAGAACGCGCTGCTGGCGATGGACATGCGCGCGTACATGTTCCGCCCGGGCTGGATCCAGCCGCTGCACGGCGAGCGGTCCCGCACCGGCTGGTACCGCGCGATGTACGCGGCGACGTCGTGGCTGTACCCGGTGCTGCGGCGGGTCGCGCCCTCGCACGTGACGACCACGCAGGCCCTCGGCCGGGCGATGCTGGCGGTGGCGCGGCTCGACGGCGAGGGGCCGCACGTCCTGCACAGCCCGGAGATCAACCGGCTCGGCGCCTGA
- a CDS encoding HAD family hydrolase, producing the protein MTQIGLPSRVRACLFDLDGVLTPTALVHAAAWKQMFDDFLHDREGDGFRPFDSTDDYDNFVDGRPRADGVRTFLASRDIELPEGDDDDPPSAPTVHGLGNRKNELVLEKIRTDGVTAYEGSVRYVTAVRAAGLRTAVVSSSANTRDVLVSAGIEHLMDVRVDGVTAKEQGLRGKPKPDTYLEAAKQLGFDPGQAAVFEDALVGMDAGREGSFGYVVGVDRVGQADELRRHGADTVVKDLADLIGRSV; encoded by the coding sequence ATGACGCAGATCGGCCTTCCGAGCAGAGTACGTGCCTGCCTCTTCGACCTCGACGGTGTGCTGACGCCGACGGCGCTGGTGCATGCCGCGGCCTGGAAGCAGATGTTCGACGACTTCCTGCACGACCGGGAGGGCGACGGCTTCCGCCCCTTCGACAGCACCGACGACTACGACAACTTCGTGGACGGCCGCCCCCGCGCCGACGGCGTGCGCACCTTCCTCGCCTCCCGCGACATCGAGCTGCCGGAGGGCGACGACGACGACCCGCCCTCGGCGCCGACCGTGCACGGCCTGGGCAACCGCAAGAACGAGCTGGTGCTGGAGAAGATCCGCACCGACGGCGTGACGGCGTACGAGGGCTCGGTCCGCTACGTGACGGCGGTGCGCGCGGCCGGGCTGCGCACCGCGGTGGTCTCCTCCAGCGCGAACACCCGGGACGTGCTGGTCTCCGCGGGCATCGAGCACCTGATGGACGTGCGGGTGGACGGTGTGACCGCCAAGGAGCAGGGGCTGCGCGGCAAGCCCAAGCCGGACACCTACCTGGAGGCGGCGAAGCAGCTCGGCTTCGACCCCGGGCAGGCGGCGGTCTTCGAGGACGCGCTGGTCGGGATGGACGCCGGGCGCGAGGGCAGCTTCGGCTACGTCGTCGGCGTGGACCGGGTCGGGCAGGCCGACGAGCTGCGCCGGC